The Hippocampus zosterae strain Florida chromosome 2, ASM2543408v3, whole genome shotgun sequence genome contains the following window.
TACCATAGTAGGCTTCAAgacagcacacattttttttttgccttctacATATTGAGACTGCAGCGTGAAGGCCCAAAGGCCATTTGCTGGATTTGGCCTCCGGGGAAAGAGAACACatgaggtgtgtcagaaaagttccgcAGAGTAACTaccatatattttattatttagatCTATTTTACAGCAGTATGACCCGCCCATCGCTCTTCCACATGGCCATAAACACTTCCTATTAGGGAGGTGGCAATCTGATATTTTTACAATGTATTACTCTACCAATCATTCCCTATGCTCtagtgtagtatctgtgactttTGAGTGTGTCTGCCTTTCAAAGGCAGGACCTGGCCTGGTGACAGATGTGGGCGTAAGCGAATGAGAGAGGAGGGCAAGGTAAATATTTAACAGaaagtaacaaaataaataaattaaggttttaaaaaaactggtaaacaaaacaaaacaaatccgaaCTGAAACTACATTATACATTTATAAAGCTAACTAAAGCAAGCGAAAACGTGGTTTGTTTACGTCTTTGTCAATTATTATCCTACATGAGATTTTATGcttcatttcaaatgcatttattCAGTATTGCTGTATGTCCGTACAGAACAAGGCGTTGGTTCATACTGCATGTTTACTTTTCAGTGCAGCTGTAAGAGAAGAGTAGATGAGAAGGAGGATGGTGAAAATTAGACGCATCCCATTTCAATCCAGTCCCATCTAGAATTCagtactcaaatactgtacctATAATGTAATGGAACTTGGTGCCAGCGTagattcactttcactttcagcCCAACACATGAGGAATGCAAAACATGACTACAAATTTGGACATCCTGTAGATAACATGCTGGCTGCGCTACTGTAACGTGTGACCTACTGCAATTGGTAGAACATTTCCTCCGTTAAAAAAATGCCGGTGCAAATTGCCTGCAGCTCACGACAGTGCCATCTAGAGGAAAATAAGTACTGTACTGGGCTGTCATTGGCAGCAGGGTAAGTAGGAGCACAGGttgtcagttaaaaaaatacatacattcaAAAACTTataatttacaattttttaatgtaaaaaaaagtataaattaCTTTACACATTCTTttaaaataatggaaaaaaagcattcgattaaaatattaaatttgaTTCATTATTAGTTGAGTAATTGGCCAGAGGAGAGAGAGTGCATTAGTATGCattgtctattttatttttgtgtgtaattttattttagaatTTTTTCACTGTGGATTATTTGTAGCTCAACGTGTTATCCGATGTGATGATTGTCACAACTAAACACTCATCAGATGTACTGGATTAAGGCTGAAAGAAAAGATGTTCCATGATGAACAGTCATGGAAAATACAAAAGCATAGATACTTAATGACTGCATTCTAGTTATTCAGCCGTCTGTACTTTATGTccgtattttttgttatttttctgacCACCTTTTACTCTCTGCATTTGGAAACTACAATAACAGagggtaaaaaaatattttgtactaATACATAAATTTAAGTCtactttttttcacataagTATCGGAGTAAAATCACTCCTCCTACTCATTTTACACTTATAACTACTGATTGACACACGCCTACTTCAATTTTAGTAGAATgtaagtacttttgccacctctttTGAGGAATAATGAACACTCAATTGTTATAAAACACTCCTTTATTCAGGCTAATAAGAGTCATTTCAAAGTAGACCAATGGTGAAAAATTCGGaaagtcacctttttttttcacttgcccCTTTCAACCCATGCAAAGAAGTTACAGCGAGCCTCTGGGTTGGCAGCATGTCCTTGAGGGCGGGCGCACACAAAGAACTGCCGGCCCATGTTGGGCCCCTGTTTCTTGACAGTGCGCAGCACACAAGGCTCACTGTGAACTTTGCAGGCAGGTGTCGGTGGCGGGCCGTGAAGTACGGACTTCCAAAAGCCGAAAGATGCTCCTTTGTCGCTACGTGGGTTGCACGCATGTGTGCTCAAATGTTCACCTTTTGTCGTCTTATCTTGCGTGGCGCTGTGGAGCTGTGACACGACATCCGGCGTGAGCTCATCCCGTGTTGGGGACGCTTTGAGGGAATTCTGCGAGGAACCAAgtgctttttcatttttgggtttAAAGAAGGCAAGAATGTTGCCCTGGGGTTTTGAAGATGTCGTTGCCGTTTTGGCCTTTTTACTCATCTGCTTAACAGATTCTGTCCTCATGATTCTCTTTGTGCCCGTGACATTTATATTCTCCCTCCTTTCAGCTTCTTCCTGAGATGCAGGCAGTGCCTCTTTCGATTCAGTTTGACATGACTTCTGGTCCACTTTGACGAGAAAGTGTGAGAGTTTCTGCTGCTTGCCGGCAAACTCAGGCAGGTAGCAGGTAGCAAGAGGGGGCGGCTTGGAGTTGGGCAGCAGAATGCACCGCAGAGCCCCCCACACGGGACAGTGATCCGAGCCCTCCACCTCCGGCATGATGTCGGCCGCCACAAACTGCTCCTTTGCAAGCTGATAGTCAGCGAAGATGTAGTCGATGCGCGTGCCATAGTTGGTACGGCGAGCCCCCGTCAGAGTGGACCAGCACGTGAAGGCGCCAGTCCGAGTGGGGTGGAAATAGCGAAATGTGTCAACAAACTTGCCACTGTGAGAGAAATCTGCTGACGCTGACGGTTTGTCATCCCTTAAAAAGACGTTCAGCCATTTCCTGCCAGGGTTGTCCTCAAAGTCATCCTAAGGAATGAGAGGAACAGTGCACCCAACACAAGTTACTGCATAACAAATAGCAGGTTTAGAGACAGGCatctatacattaaaaaaaataagaggctTTCACCTGTTTATGGCCACCCCCCAATTAAAGTTTATCATCAaattataaacaaaaaacaaaaacatttacatgtGTCTTCAAAACAACCAAGTAGCTAGCTTTGCTTTATtcctccatccattatccaacgCGCTTGTCGTTACGAGGGTCACCaacatgctggagcccatcccagctgtcttcaggcagtcggcgggTTACACCCTGGACAGGTTGCCTGCTAGGATAGTGTCAATGTGGTGGTGATGTAAGACTTAATAGTCACAGATATCTGAACACAAACGTTGCACCAAAATGCCTAGACataaaatataacaatacttatgggtatatattctttatcctgacCCTCTAACAGTAGATGTATATCTGTTTCTCATTAGCGTCTCTGTGAGTATACTCTATTAAACTGACCATTGGCTGAAACGCGCATACCCCAAAAGGAGCAGCAATGAATTGATCCTGAAGCACAAACTGTTGAGccgtttatttaatttaattttttttaagcagatgAGTCACCAATTGTGTTCAGTTTACTATTCAGGTTCTACATTGTTAGAGGGACGGAGCCCTGCTCTGCTGTGAATAGGCTTAGGTGATGCTGCATAATGGCAACAAAACACGACAGTACATTCCTATTTGACAAGATTATGGGTGAAACTCCCCTCACTATTCCACTAAATGGGCGGAGGTACAATTCAACTGAGAAATACAGCTTTGTGCTCAACTAAACACATCCAGATTTTACGCTGAGTAAATATGCGACAAGTtcgttatttcagtaaatataacctttgtgactttttttaaattttatttttgatcagCCGTGAAATTTTTCTAATGTCAAATATTGTGTGCTTTGGGGCCAATTTAATCCATGTCCAGTACTTACAATTTCATTCGGGTCGCAGTGGTCTATTGGTCGATGAGAGGTATTTACATCCCCTAAAAGGATTACAGAGctagaaaagaaaacaactgaaatgagaAATGAGGAGTTTGAGCCAGTTTGATCCAATGAATGCAAGATGCCCCTCACACCTCCCGTTCTTCAACATAGCCTCAGCTCGAGTCTGAAGCAACTTGTAGAACTGCAGTTTGAACTGTCTTCTTTCTGGCTTTTCCGGGTCAGCTCGCGGACAGTAAACATTTATCACAGTAATAGTTTGGATTTTGTCCGAACACCTGTCAGGACAAACAGCAACGGTAACTAGAAAATACAGCCATACATAAACATCGAGTCAGTCCAACTGAGTTAATGTTCTTACTGTACTCTGTGTTGCGTGACGATAGCTCGACCTTCGTTGTCCAAAAGCTGCAGCTCATCGTCTGTAAACTCGGACTGGTTACCATAACAACCAATAGCCCCCGCGTTATTGGTCAACAGACCGGTGAGACCTTCCTCAGCAGCTATAGGTGTGGCAATGTCCTTACAATAAGTGGCGACACCTACACACAACGAGTACAATGTAACATCAAGAGAGTCTGGCTCCCCTTTTCTGTCACACTGCAGGGGTTAATCATCTAATAAGTCAGGCTCagcggattttttttattttcgtaCATTAAACTGCTGGCATGCTTGAAAGCCTGAAAATATAATTGAAACGGTGACGTCAGGATACCAAACCTGAGTAGCCACTGCGTCCTCGACTGAAGCTGAAATAGGAGTTATAACCATCAACGATGGCAATTCTCTCATCGAGCAGGTCTCCTATGCACAATTCgaatttgttgaaataaaacagTTGCATTAACTATTTTAATTAGCCCGCGTGTTCTCTGCTTACTTGTCACTTTGGTCTCCTGCACGCATATGATATCCGCGTCCAGCTCGTCAAGCGTCTTTTTTATCCCACATCTGAACGACCGTATACCATTTATATTCCAGGTGACTATCTTCATtttataaaatattaaaaatatgtgCCCCACTGGGAAGTAGTAGAAGTGGTCGTAATTACGAGCGGAAAGTTTTCCCGTACACCAGGAAGTACAGAGGAAGTTGAGCGAGCACAAACGGAAGTGTATTCCTTTGTCTATATTTGGATGCTGCAATCATATGTtgttgaataaaatcttttatatttctatacgtGAAAATTATACCAGTGAAATTTTAATAAAACGTGGAGGCCATCGTCACTATGGGCATGAATTATGCCTTGAACCCGCCTCCACCAGAATCCTGCGTGAACGTTGTCCCCA
Protein-coding sequences here:
- the apex2 gene encoding DNA-(apurinic or apyrimidinic site) lyase 2, yielding MKIVTWNINGIRSFRCGIKKTLDELDADIICVQETKVTRDLLDERIAIVDGYNSYFSFSRGRSGYSGVATYCKDIATPIAAEEGLTGLLTNNAGAIGCYGNQSEFTDDELQLLDNEGRAIVTQHRVQCSDKIQTITVINVYCPRADPEKPERRQFKLQFYKLLQTRAEAMLKNGSSVILLGDVNTSHRPIDHCDPNEIDDFEDNPGRKWLNVFLRDDKPSASADFSHSGKFVDTFRYFHPTRTGAFTCWSTLTGARRTNYGTRIDYIFADYQLAKEQFVAADIMPEVEGSDHCPVWGALRCILLPNSKPPPLATCYLPEFAGKQQKLSHFLVKVDQKSCQTESKEALPASQEEAERRENINVTGTKRIMRTESVKQMSKKAKTATTSSKPQGNILAFFKPKNEKALGSSQNSLKASPTRDELTPDVVSQLHSATQDKTTKGEHLSTHACNPRSDKGASFGFWKSVLHGPPPTPACKVHSEPCVLRTVKKQGPNMGRQFFVCARPQGHAANPEARCNFFAWVERGK